AGAGAGAGGGAGTTTAAATACAAAGAGCTTGTAAAGAAGATTACTGAAGAGGGGATTCTTGAGGGGCGCGTTAAAAAAGCCATAAAAGGTGGATATTTGATTGATTTTGATGGGGTGTTGAGTGGGTTTCTACCTGCCTCAGAGGTTACGCGAAGGAGAAATATTCAGTTAGAATCCCTTTTCTCTGAGAATGATCTTATTAGAGTAAAAGTTCTTGAATGGGATCCAGAGAAAAATAAGCTTAAGGTTAGCCTTAAAGCTCTTGAGCCTGATCCCTGGGAGAATGCCCAGCTTAAATATGCTATTGATCAGGTTGTCAGAGGACAGGTTGTAAGGGTTTTAAATTTTGGAGCCTTTGTTGAAGTTGAGCCAGGCCTTGAGGGGCTTCTTCCTGCAAGTGAAATCTCCTGGAGAAAGGGGCTTAAGCCGAGAGATGTCCTTTCAGAAGGGGATCAGGTTGAGGCAGTGATTACCGATTTTTCTCCTGAAGAAAAAAGGATGATTTTAAGTCTTAAAAAACTTGAAGAAAGCCCCTGGGAAAGGATTTCCCGCAAGCTTAAAGTAGGAGACCTTGTTGAAGGCCCAATAAAGACCATTACTGATTTTGGCCTTTTTATAGAGGTAGATGAGGGTGTAGATGGATTTGTTCATATCTCTAAGGTTTCCTGGGAAAGGGTTGAGGACTTAAAAAGTATTTATCAGATAGGAGATAGAGTTTTAGCCAAAGTTATAGAACTTGATCCTGAAAGGAAGCGTTTGGTCTTAAGTATTAAGGATCTTACTTCTGATCCCTGGGAGAGGGTAGCTTTAAATTATAAACTTGGAGATATCTTAGAGGTTGAGGTAAAGGGTGAAGCTAAAAATAAGGGATACTTTGTTAAGATAGAGGAGGGGGTAATTGGTTTTCTCC
This window of the Caldimicrobium thiodismutans genome carries:
- a CDS encoding S1 RNA-binding domain-containing protein, which gives rise to MEDFATLLEEYFTQGERIIRIGDRVQGVIIHFDRDFAFVDIGTKKEARIPLEELRNRAGDLLFHPGDSVSAVVVKKFPSEGAYLLSIKKILEEEAWQSLRDAKERDFPVKVTIIKGIKGGFEVIYRDLLTGFLPHSQLALKGEEIEGKELSCLILKLGDNSFVVSHRAYLQREREFKYKELVKKITEEGILEGRVKKAIKGGYLIDFDGVLSGFLPASEVTRRRNIQLESLFSENDLIRVKVLEWDPEKNKLKVSLKALEPDPWENAQLKYAIDQVVRGQVVRVLNFGAFVEVEPGLEGLLPASEISWRKGLKPRDVLSEGDQVEAVITDFSPEEKRMILSLKKLEESPWERISRKLKVGDLVEGPIKTITDFGLFIEVDEGVDGFVHISKVSWERVEDLKSIYQIGDRVLAKVIELDPERKRLVLSIKDLTSDPWERVALNYKLGDILEVEVKGEAKNKGYFVKIEEGVIGFLPFKELSDIEKKGRRELKEGDRLKAKIILFDPEKRRLWLSEKAYQAEEEKQEIEIYKQGEGSAKTSTLGKVIKMKIEQPKGDS